From Bradyrhizobium sp. 4:
TGCAGCGCTTGCAGGTCAATGTGCTCAGGCGACCTTAGCTCGACGAAGCGCATCGTTGGTCTCGTCACGGCTTCGGCGATCGCCGCGGCATCGATGATGTCATTTTTGTTGGACTTCACATATGGCTTCACGAATTGAGCTGGGATAATGCGAACGGTGTGCCCCATGGCGGCGATCTTGCGGGCCAACCATTGTGAGCCGGAGCAGGCCTCCATCCCCACCAAAGCCGGTCCTGCACGTTCGAAGAACTGCAAGAGCGTATCGCGCCGAAAGGTCGCCTTCTGGATCGGCATTCCGGCGGCGTCGAGCCCAACGACGTGGAAAAGGTTCTTGCCAATGTCGATCCCAAACACCGTTGCCGGCCTGGGCTTGTTCCGTGTCCTCATTGCTTCCTCCTTTCAAAAGCCAACTCAGTCTGACTGAGAGGACGGGGCGGGTCATCCCATTAGTGGTGACGCCCGCGGGGAAGCGGAAAGCTGTCGCTCATCTGGTGGATGCCCATGGGATGAGCGAACGGCGGGCGTGTAAAGCCATCGGCTGGTAAGCGCTTAGCCGCAACCCTATTGAGGCTGGCTTGACGTTTTGCGGAATCGCCACGGCATGAGGTCTTCGATGCGGCTATGGGGATGGCCGTCGATGATCGTCTCGAGTGTTTCGGCGATGTAGGCGGCCGGGTTGACGTCGTTGAGCTTGCAGGTGGCGACGATCGAGGCGAGCAAGGCCCAGTTTTCGGCTCCGACCTCATGACCGGCGAAGAGCGCATTTTTTCTGGTCAGGCAGACTGGCCGGATGGCGTTCTCGACAGGGTTGGTGTCGAGCTCGAGGCGCCCGTCTTCGAGGAAGCGGGTCAGACCTTGCCAGTGATTGAGCGCGTAGCGGATGTCCTCGGCGAGCGTCGAACCGCTGGAGATCATCGACAGCTGTTTTTCGAACCACGACTTCAACGCGGCTACCATTGGCAGCGAGTGCTCCTTGCGCGCGGCCAACCGTATGTCCGGCGATGCACCGCGCACCATGGCTTCGATGGCGTAAAGCTGTGCGATGTGCCGAATGGCGGCCTCGGCGATCGGCGATTTGCTATTGCGGGCCAATTTGACGAAGCGCCGGCGCAAATGGCTCCAGCAATGCACGAGCGTCCACGGCCCTTGCGGTCGAACGACTTCGGTCAGCCGGTCATAACCGTCATAGGCATCGCATTGCAGGAAGCCTCCGCAAAAGCCATCCAGGAACTGCTCCGCAAAGGCACCGCTGCGACCGGGGGCATATCGGAACAGCACGATCGGCGGACTTGGGCCGCTGTGGCCGCGGTCGTCTGAGGCGATCGCCCAGAAGTAGCCCTTCTTCGTTTGGCCGCGCCCCGGATCGAGTACCGGCGCCTTGGTCTCATCCATGAACAGCCGATCCGCCATGGCCAGGTGGTGGCGCATGTGGTCCGCGATGGGCTGAAGATGGAAGCAGGCGCGGCCGGACCAGTTGCCCAGCGTCGCCCGATCAAGCCGGATACCCTGGCGCGCATAGATCTCGGCCTGACGGTAAAATGGCGTATGATCGCCAAATTTGGAGACGATCACGTGCGCGATGGCCGCTTCGGTCGGCAGCCCGCCGGGCACGACGTGCTCCGGTGCGTGCGCCTGCACGACGGGGCCCGCGCAGCGGCGACAGATGTATTTCGGGCGGCGCGTGACCAACACCCGCCATTGCGCCGGGATCACGTCGAGCCGTTTGCTGACGTCCTCGCCGATCTTCGCCATGGCACCGCAACCGCACGGGCAAAGCGGACTCGCAGGCTCGATAATCCGTTCCACCCGCGGCAAATGGGCAGGCAAGCAGCCGCGATTGCGATGAGGACCTTGATCCGGCGCGCTCCGCGATCGGCCATTGATCACAGTCTCGGCTCTCTCCTGCGCCGCGTCCAGAATGCCTTGCGCGATCTCCACGTCTTCCAGCGGCAAGTGATACTGATCTGGCCGCAGCTTCTCGGACTTCGCGCCGAACTTCTCGCGTCGCAATTCGCCGAGAATGACCTCCAACCGACGCCGCGCCTCTTCCGACGTCGCCAGCGCCGCCTGATGTTCGCTCAAGGCCGCCTGCGTTTGCGCCAAAAGCGCTTTCAATTGTTCATTTTCGTCGCGCAGCGCCGCGATGCTCATGCGCTATTTCGAGCACATCGCCGCCGCGCGTGCCACATTCAAAATAGCTTCCGAGTCATTCTGCCGCAGTTATCCAGCCGCCTGGGGACGCCGCGCTTCTTCCGGGCGGACCAACCTCCAATCCAGCCCCTCGAACAGGGCTGCGAACATCGCCGGCGATATCCGTATCACGCCGTCTGCGATCGTTGGCCAAACGAACTTGCAACCTTCAAGACGCTTGTGCACCAACACCAGACCCGTTCGATCCCAGACCAAAATCTTGATCCGGTCCGCTCGTTTCGATCGGAACACGAAGGCTGCGCCGCTGAACGGGTCGAGACGAAGCATCTCCTGCACCTTCGCCGCAAGCCCATCGTGGCCACAGCGGAAGTCGATCGGCCGCGTCGCGATGTAAATCTTCAGATCGGCACCGGCCGCGATCATCGTGACGCTCGCATCGCGCGGATCACACGGGACAGCTGCTCGCCATCTATGGCTGTGTCCGTCCGCAGCACGACATCGCCGATCGCGATCTCAAGCTTGATCGCCGGAACCTGACGCTCCTCCAACGCACCTTCCACGACTAGCGGCGCGAATGTCGGCTGCGATACCTCGCGCGGCGGCAACATGCCTCGCTGTCGAAACCGCCGCCGCCAATCGTAGATTTGCCAGCGCGTCGCTCCGTGCTTGCGCGCCACCTCGGACACCTGGGCACCGGGTAACAGACTCTCGGCGACGATCCGAGCTCTCTCAGCTTCCGAACGTACGCGGCGCCCCGATGGTCCTTCAAGAACCTCCAGCCGGCTCACCGATCCCCTCGTTGAGCCGTCCAAATGGACGTCCTTTTTGCTGTCCAATCCCATCCGAAACCTCCGTCCAAGCCGGAGGCTTCTTTCGCACGTTCATTCGAATTCTGAAGCAAGGGTATCGGCTTCGCGCTTACATCGGCTGCTGCCGCTGACCAGGAGATACCGGACGACCCAGGCTGACGATACCAGCCTTCGCCAACGCATGAGGGCGATCGCCCAGGAGCGCCGCCGCTTCGGCTATCGGCGGCTGCATGTTCCGCTCAGGCGGGAGGGCTATCTGATCAACCACAAAAAGCTCTTGCGGCTCTATCGGGAAGAGAAGCTGACGGTGCGCCGCCGTGGTGGCCGCAAGCGGGCGATCGGGACCAGGGCGCCGATGCTGGTTCCGATGACGCCGAACGACCGGTGGTCGCTCGACTTTGTGTCGGATCAGCTGACCGACGGCCGCCGCTTCCGCATCCTGACTGTCGTCGATGATTGTACCCGTGAGTGCCTGGCGCTGGTGGCCGATACCTCGCTCTCCGGCATCCGCGTGGCGCGGGAACTGGACCGGCTGACGATCGAGCGCGGCAAGCCCAGGATGGTGGTCAGCGATAACGGCAGCGAACTCACCAGCAACGCCATCCTGGTGTGGGCCGACCAAAGCCGTGTCGAATGGCACTACATCGCGCCGGGCAAACCCATGCAGAACGCCTTCATCGAGAGCTTCATGTATAGACGGCCCCGCGGGTGCAAGAGGTTTCGACAACATTTTGATGTCGGTCGGGTGCGTTCATGTATACGGCCTTTTGGTGCGACCGATACCATGGTCGCTGGCCCTGATGGAGATCGCGGATCGAGGCCTCATCAACGGGTCGCGCTTGTTGCGCTTAAAGCTCTTCGAGCTTTCTCGATCCCCAGCTCCGCCGGTTTTCATCACGCTGTCATTTGCCCTCGCACCTTAAGTTAGCCGCATCCGCAGCTTCACGCAGGGGATGTCGGCCTATAATACTCCCCAGTCGTCATCATCGCCCAGACGATCCGAGCCAACTTGTTTGCAACGGCGATTGCGACCACCATGGGTCGACGTCACTCGAGGAGAGCTTCGATCCATCCGCCTCCGACCCGTGAGCGTGCCTGGGGAACCGGACGACGTTACGTGCTCCGATGACCAGCAAGTGCCTAACATAGGAATCTCCCTGCTTCGTTATGCGGCCGAGCCGATCCTTTCCACCACTTGGGTTCTCCCTTGGCGTTAGGCCGAGCCAAGCTGCGAACTCCCGCCCGGAACGGAACATGGTTGGATCGGGGACGGTGGCAGCAAGGGCTGTAGCCGTTACGGGGCCGACGCCCGGGATAGAAGCAAGCAACCTCGCCACTGGATGCGCTCTCTGGATCTGAGCCAACTCTCGCTCGATGGCTTCAATCTGCCGGTCGACTTCCTTCATCTGGTTCACAAGCGCCGCCAGCGCCATGCGCGCCGTAGTCGGCAGCGATAACTGATCATCGTCCAACATTTGCACCAAACCATCCACCCTTTGTCGGCCTTGCCCAACAATAAGGCCGAACTCGGCAGGCTCGGATGGCGCAAGATGTCATAGTCCTCTGACGAACCAGCAGGCCTCTCGCTCGATGAAGCATCAAGAAGCCTTGGTTCTCGAGGCTCTTGATCGGAACGAACCGCATGTTAGGGCGAGCAACTGCTTCGCAGATTGCGGCCGCATCAGTCGCATCGTTCTTAGCTCCTCGCCGGACGTAGGCCTTTACATATGCCGGCGGAATCAACCTCACATCGTGACCAAGCCGCTGGATCTCGCGTGCCCAGTGATGCGCGGAAGCAAGCCTTGATGCCGACCAGGCAGGATGACAGTGATGAGAAGAAGGCGATGATCTCACCACGCCGCAGGCGTTGGCGACAGACCACGTCCTTCGTCATCAACCGCATGGAGGTGAAAAGCGAACTTCGAAATGTCCAACCCAATAGTCGCGATGTTCATCTTGATTGACTCCTTCTGCCGCCAGCACATCTGGCACGATATCACCGGCGCCGAGAGAGCGGGGCCGTCTTCCCCATCAACGGCCGGCTGCGGGATGAGCTGTTGAAGGAGACGTTGTTCACGTCACTGGCACAAGCCCGCGTCACAGTTGGAAGTTGGCGGGCGGATTACAACGACACAAGACCACACTCGCAGCTCGGATGGAGAACCCCGTCCGAGTTCGCGATGACCTGCCACCCGCGCCGGGATCTGGCGCTGCGCTATGCCGAGGGCTCCGCGCCAGCTCCCGTCGCTACCACCGCCCAACTGGGCAAATCCAACTGCTAGGGCGAATGCGGATTCCGATTTATTCCGGCCGGGTATTCCGACGTGAAGCCGGCCACCGTTCCGATTTTGCGCATTTCGCTGATGGTGAGCGGCGATTTCAGGCGATCGTGAGCAGCTGTTTCGCGCGATGGTGAGCAGCGGCTTTGACCGACATGGGTGATTGGTTCAGGGGTTTGAGTTGGCGTCAAGAGTTTGATTGCGGGCGTTCTGCTTTCGCATGCTTTCTCCGGAGAGTTGCAGACGGTGAGCGTTGTGAACGAGGCGATCCAGGATGGCGTCGCCGAGGGTTGGGTCGCCGATAACGTCGTGCCAATGTTCAACAGGGACCTGACTGGTGACGATAGTGGAGGCGCGACCGTGGCGATCATCGAGGATCTCCAGAAGGTCGCGCCGTTCGGGCGGATTTAGAACTGACAGGCCCCAATCATCGAGGATCAGAAGTTGAACGCGGCCGATGGTTTTGAGCAGCCGGCCATATCGGCCGTCGCCGCGAGCCAGGGCGAGCGCCTCGAACAGGCGCGGGACGCGGTGATACTGGACCGAACGAGTGTCGCGGCAGGCCTTGTGGCCGAGGGCGCAGGCAATCCAGCTTTTGCCGAGCCCGGTTGCCCCTGTGATGAGCAGGTTCTCGTTGCGGTCGATCCAGTCGCCGCCGACGAGTCTGGCGAAGACGCTGCGGTCGATGCCGCGTGGCGTGCGCAAATCGACGTCTTCCACGCATGCGCTCTGGCGTAGCGCGGCGAACTTGAGACGGGTCGTGAGACGTTTGGTGTCGCGCTCGGCGGCTTCGCGATCGACGAGAAGCCCGATGCGCTCCTCGAACGGCAGGGCGTCGAGGTCCGGTGATCGTCGCTGCTCCTCGAAGGCTTTGGCCATTCCGGTCAAGCCAAGCGTGATCAGCCGTTCATGGGTGGGGTGTGTCAGCATTGGAGTCTCCCTGGTTCAGTGGAAATAGCCCTGACCGCGGATGTTGCCGTGGCGCAGGGGCTGGTGGTCGGACGTCTCGTCGAGGAAAGCGCGATCGAGGCCGCTCTTGAGGATCGAACGGATCGAGGCGACGGAGCGAGCCTTGATCAGGATGCCGCGTCGGCAGGCGGCATCGACGCGCGCATGGTCGTAGCTCCTGGCCAGCGACAGAATACCGAGGCAGGTGCGAAAGCCTTGCTCGGGGTGCGGCCGGGCTTCGATGACGACCTGGAAGAACGCCGCCGTCGATGGACCGATCTTCTCGCCGGCGGCGATCAGCCCTCCCGGTGTCCATTTGCCGTAGCGGCGGTGGGCGCTGGGCATATGATCGGCAATCGTGGTGTGGCCGCGCCGGTTGGGCGCACGGGCGTGGCTGGCGATCCTCTGTCCCTTGTGGAAGACCTCGACGGTCTTGTCGGCGATACGGACATCGACGAGTTCACGGATCAGGCGGTAAGGGGTGGAATACCAATGGCCGTCGATCTCGACGTGATAATCTGGGGCGACACGGCAACGCTTCCAGCGCGCAAAGACGTAGGGCTGGTCCGGCAGTTCTCTCAACCTGGGGCGATCAATCTCGGCGAACAGTTCGGTCCGGCTGGAGCCGAAGCCGCGCATCTGGCGGGCGTTGAGTTCGACGACGAGCCCGCGGATGGCGGTATTGAGCTCCGCCAGGGAAAAGAAGCGCTGGTTGCGCAGGCGGGCCAGGATCCAGCGCTGGGCGATCTGGACTGCGATCTCAACCTTGGCCTTGTCCTTTGGTCGCCTCGGCCGGGCCGCCAGGATCGCGGTGCCGTAATGGCCGGCCATCTCAGCATAGGTGCGGTTGATCCCGGGATCGTAGCGATCGGGGTTGGTCACGGCGGCCTTGAGATTATCGCAGACCACGAACTTCGGCACGCCGCCGAGATACCTGAACAGGCTGGCATGCACGCCGATCCAGTCGGACAGGCTCTCGCTTGGGCAGGCCTCGGCGTAGGTGTAGTTCGAGGCCCCCATCGCCGCGACGAACAGCTTCATGGCGCGCACTTCGCCGGTGATGGGATCGAAGATATCGATGGTGTCGCCGGCGAAATCGACGAATACCTTCTCCCCACCGGCGTGGGTCTGACGCATGCTTGGCCGGGCCCGCTGCTTCCAGGCCTCGAACGTCGTGCAAAACCAGGTATAGCCAAAGCCGTCCGGATTGGCGGCGCGATACTCTTCCCACAACAGCAGGCGCGTCACGCTGCGGCGGCGCAGCTCCTTCTCGACATAAGCCCAATCCGGTGTCGGGCGCCGGTCGCTTTGCGAGGCTGCCGTCGGCGCCGGAAACAGCAGCAGTTCAAGGTTCTCGTCGTCCAGGCCCTCCGGCAGCGGCCAGGTCAGCCCCGCAAGGCGGGCGCGACGCACATAACCGTGTACGACCCCATTGCTCACTCCCAACGTCCGCGCGATGACGCGCTCGGTCAGGCCCTGGTGCCTCAAACGTAGAACTTCTCGGATCCGGCGCATCGACAATCTCTCGGTAGGCATCAGGCTTCCTCACTGGTTGAATGAGAAATCCGCAGCCCGGTTGAGTTGTCGGTCGAAGCGTCCGGCACCGCCAAACGTTGCTCACGATCCTCTGAAATCGTTGCTCACGATGCGCTGAAATCCGTGCTCACGATCCCGCGAAACGCGCAGATTTGAAGCCGGCCACCATTCCGAAATGAAGCCGGCCGGCATTCCGATCAATTTCCGGCCAGGTTTCTGAGAAGGTCGGCGTTTTCGTTTGGGTCAGTCCCTCAGGCATCAAGTCCCTCGTTGATCAACGGGGGAAAGCGGATGCCGGCCAAGAGAGAACTGCCCATGCGACAGATACGCCAAATGCTACGGCTTGCCCGTGACGGGGTGAGCGCCCGGGAGATCGGACGAACGCTCGGCGTGGCGCGGAGCACGATCCAGGACAATCTCAAGCGGGCGGCAGCGGCCGGGCTTGCGTGGCCTTTGGCTGGCGACCTCACGGACGCGTTCTTGAACAACGTCTGTTCGCCCATGCCGGCGTCAAGCGTGGGTACCGCCGGCGCGCCGAGCCAGATTGGGGCTCGCTCGCCTGCGAACTTAAGCGGCCTGGCGTCAATTTGATGGTGCTTTCGGAGGAGTATCGCGCGGTTCACCCGGGAGGCTATGGCTACAGTCGCTTCTGCGATCTGTTCCGGGAGTTCGAGCGGCGGCTGTCGCCGACCATGCGGCAGGACCATCCGGCCGGCGACAAGGTATTTGTCGATTACTCCGGCAAGAAAATCATGATCGTCGATCGCGCAACCGGGGTCGTGCGTGAAGCGGAGATCTTCGTCGCCGTGCTTGGCGCCTCCAATTACACCTACGCCGGAGGCGACCTGGACGCAGAAACTGGCGGACTGGATCGAGGCCCATGTCCGCATGTTCCGCTTTTTTGGCGGGGTGCCGCGCCTTGTGGTCCCCGACAATCTGAAATCCGGCGTCCACAGGGCCTCGTTCTACGACCCTGAAATCAATCGCAGCTACGGGATGATGGCGTCCCATTACGGCGTCGGCATCCTTCCGGCGCGGCCACGAAAGCCCCGGGATAAGGCAAAAGTGGAAGCCGGAGTGCGTTTTGCCCAGACCTATATCCTCGGGCGGCTTCGCCGGCAGACCTTCTTCTCGCTGGCTGAGGCGAACGCGGCAATCGCCGCCGCGCTGGAGCGCGTCAACGCGCACGTCATGCGTCGGCTTGGCGTCAGCCGCCGGCAATTGTTCGAGACTGTCGAGATCCCTGTCCTGGCGCCGTTGCCGGATGCCGACTATCAGTTCGCGGAATGGCTCCTGGCCCGCGTCTCGCTCGATTATCATGTCGAGGTCGACGGCTTCTTGTACTCAGTTCCACACGGCCTGATCCGGGAGCAGGTCGACGTTCGCGCCACCACCCGGACCATCGAGTTGTTCCATCGGGGTTTGCGTGTTGCTGCTCACCAGCGCCGTTATGGCAGCCGCCGGCATGGCACGGATCCCGATCACATGCCCAGTGCGCATCAGCGTTACGCCGAGTGGACTCCCGATCGATTCCGGCGCTGGGGGCGATCGATCGGGCCCAACACCGAGGGGCTCGTCCTCGCCATCCTGGCCAATCGGCCTCATCCCGAACAGGGATTCCGGACCTGTCTCGGCGATATTGATCCCGAACGCGCCGAGCT
This genomic window contains:
- a CDS encoding transposase, whose translation is MAFGWRPHGRVLEQRLFAHAGVKRGYRRRAEPDWGSLACELKRPGVNLMVLSEEYRAVHPGGYGYSRFCDLFREFERRLSPTMRQDHPAGDKVFVDYSGKKIMIVDRATGVVREAEIFVAVLGASNYTYAGGDLDAETGGLDRGPCPHVPLFWRGAAPCGPRQSEIRRPQGLVLRP
- a CDS encoding transposase, whose product is MPPAHLARYHRRRESGAVFPINGRLRDELLKETLFTSLAQARVTVGSWRADYNDTRPHSQLGWRTPSEFAMTCHPRRDLALRYAEGSAPAPVATTAQLGKSNC
- the tnpB gene encoding IS66 family insertion sequence element accessory protein TnpB (TnpB, as the term is used for proteins encoded by IS66 family insertion elements, is considered an accessory protein, since TnpC, encoded by a neighboring gene, is a DDE family transposase.); this translates as MIAAGADLKIYIATRPIDFRCGHDGLAAKVQEMLRLDPFSGAAFVFRSKRADRIKILVWDRTGLVLVHKRLEGCKFVWPTIADGVIRISPAMFAALFEGLDWRLVRPEEARRPQAAG
- a CDS encoding transposase, with amino-acid sequence MGLDSKKDVHLDGSTRGSVSRLEVLEGPSGRRVRSEAERARIVAESLLPGAQVSEVARKHGATRWQIYDWRRRFRQRGMLPPREVSQPTFAPLVVEGALEERQVPAIKLEIAIGDVVLRTDTAIDGEQLSRVIRAMRASR
- a CDS encoding IS66 family transposase: MSIAALRDENEQLKALLAQTQAALSEHQAALATSEEARRRLEVILGELRREKFGAKSEKLRPDQYHLPLEDVEIAQGILDAAQERAETVINGRSRSAPDQGPHRNRGCLPAHLPRVERIIEPASPLCPCGCGAMAKIGEDVSKRLDVIPAQWRVLVTRRPKYICRRCAGPVVQAHAPEHVVPGGLPTEAAIAHVIVSKFGDHTPFYRQAEIYARQGIRLDRATLGNWSGRACFHLQPIADHMRHHLAMADRLFMDETKAPVLDPGRGQTKKGYFWAIASDDRGHSGPSPPIVLFRYAPGRSGAFAEQFLDGFCGGFLQCDAYDGYDRLTEVVRPQGPWTLVHCWSHLRRRFVKLARNSKSPIAEAAIRHIAQLYAIEAMVRGASPDIRLAARKEHSLPMVAALKSWFEKQLSMISSGSTLAEDIRYALNHWQGLTRFLEDGRLELDTNPVENAIRPVCLTRKNALFAGHEVGAENWALLASIVATCKLNDVNPAAYIAETLETIIDGHPHSRIEDLMPWRFRKTSSQPQ
- the istA gene encoding IS21 family transposase, with amino-acid sequence MPTERLSMRRIREVLRLRHQGLTERVIARTLGVSNGVVHGYVRRARLAGLTWPLPEGLDDENLELLLFPAPTAASQSDRRPTPDWAYVEKELRRRSVTRLLLWEEYRAANPDGFGYTWFCTTFEAWKQRARPSMRQTHAGGEKVFVDFAGDTIDIFDPITGEVRAMKLFVAAMGASNYTYAEACPSESLSDWIGVHASLFRYLGGVPKFVVCDNLKAAVTNPDRYDPGINRTYAEMAGHYGTAILAARPRRPKDKAKVEIAVQIAQRWILARLRNQRFFSLAELNTAIRGLVVELNARQMRGFGSSRTELFAEIDRPRLRELPDQPYVFARWKRCRVAPDYHVEIDGHWYSTPYRLIRELVDVRIADKTVEVFHKGQRIASHARAPNRRGHTTIADHMPSAHRRYGKWTPGGLIAAGEKIGPSTAAFFQVVIEARPHPEQGFRTCLGILSLARSYDHARVDAACRRGILIKARSVASIRSILKSGLDRAFLDETSDHQPLRHGNIRGQGYFH
- the istB gene encoding IS21-like element helper ATPase IstB, coding for MLTHPTHERLITLGLTGMAKAFEEQRRSPDLDALPFEERIGLLVDREAAERDTKRLTTRLKFAALRQSACVEDVDLRTPRGIDRSVFARLVGGDWIDRNENLLITGATGLGKSWIACALGHKACRDTRSVQYHRVPRLFEALALARGDGRYGRLLKTIGRVQLLILDDWGLSVLNPPERRDLLEILDDRHGRASTIVTSQVPVEHWHDVIGDPTLGDAILDRLVHNAHRLQLSGESMRKQNARNQTLDANSNP